TCTAGGGGTTCTTTTCAGTATTTTAGCAAACAGTGAAGAACAAAGGTTTGAAAACTGCCTGCCtatcatttatttcttcattagtCTTCTCAAGGCACCTGAAACCTCTCTGTTTCTCAGGCTATAAATAAAAGGATTTAGTAGGGGAATTATTATCgtgtaaaataaagaatacattTTGTCCTGATTTTCAGCTGGGCCAGACCCGGGACGCACATACATGAAGAAGAGAGTGCCAtagaacaaagagacagagagcaggtGGGCACTGCACGTGGAGAAGGCTTTGCTTCTGCCCTTTTCAGAATTATTTTTCAGAATGGCAAAGAGGACACAGGTATAAGAGACTATGATGGCCATAAAAGTCAAGACTTGTATAAAGGCTGAaaaaactaaaatcagaaatgcatTAATTGTAGGATCAGTGCAAGAAATTTTGAACAGTTGTAAAATTTCACAGTAGAAATATTGTATTATATTCGATCTCCAGAAAGTTAATCTAAATAACAAAGTCACATGAATCACAGAATGCACAAAACCAATAGCATATGAAACACCTATCAGTTGAGTACAGAGGCTTTTGGACATCACCACTGGATAAAGCAAGGGGTTGCATATGGcgacatagcggtcataggccatcactacCAGGAGGAAACATTCTGTGGTTGCACTGGAACCAAAAAAATATAACTGGACCATACAGTCAAAAATGGAAATCACGTGATTCTTGGATAAAAAATTCATAAGCATCTTAGGAGTCACACTGGATGAAGTGCAAGCATCAGCAAAAGCTAAACTGCCAAGGAataagtacatgggagtgtgaagATGGGGGTCCTTGCAGATGAGGCCAATCAGTCCAAGGTTTCCCACCATGGTGGTGAGGTAGATCATCAAGAACCCCAGGAACAGGGGGATCTGCAGCTCTGGATGACCTGTAAGTCCCATGAGCACAAACTCTGCCACCAGAGTCTCATTTTCTTCTGTCATATCCACCCTGTCCAATCTCTGAAATGAAAGAATAAGTGAGGAAAACAGTCACAGGAGAATCATAAAAAATGGTGACTTTTTTCAGGGCTAAgatatttctcatttaattagttcttaaatttttatttcttttgtctaCTTTTACATGTATGCAAAATTctccataataaaaatttttaaatgctaaTTCACCTGTGCTAACACATAAATTTAATGCAAATAATTTTCAATTTAATACAGTATTTTAGAACAATATACACTTATCTTAAAATTCACATGAGAGAAAAAATAATGtttgaaaagacaaagaaaaaatgtaaatagTGAGAATAAGCAAGAGTACCTTAATTGATATTGAACTATAATATGAAACCGTTGTAATGAAAACTTGACTATATTGACATGAGAATAGACAAGGGCGTCAGTGCAATAGAAGGCAGCACTCGGAAGTGGATTGTAATATGTATGGGAATGTGGCATAAAACAACATGATATTTCACTTCAATCAGAAAGGGGTGATTGATTTAGTGAATAACGCTGGCACTGTTGACTTTCTGTCTCAAAGTAAATCAAGTTAGTCCCCCACCTCACACCATAGATATTTTCTAAGATATTTAGGAGGCAATAAGGTAACGTAGGAATTAGAGAAACCATTAACCAAGAGTAGAAAAACAGTATAAAAACATGATTGCAATTAAATTTTAATGCATAGCTGGAGAGTATCTAAACAGAGTCAAAGGACATATAGTAGGTTAGGAAATGCACCATGTGTATGAAAGATATAGGTTAACacatataatattaaaaataacttaaaaatagaTAACAAAAAGTAGTAGAGGATACAAATGGACATGTTTACAGATGGacaaatcaaaatggccaataaatacacgaaaagatgctcagcttTCTATATGCCAGATACACATGACAGCACCACCCCCCCCAACACACGTGCACCTCATTCTCATGTATCAGAATGCCAGGAATTAGAAAGAGCAATGATACTGCTAAGGTGAGAAA
The DNA window shown above is from Loxodonta africana isolate mLoxAfr1 chromosome 20, mLoxAfr1.hap2, whole genome shotgun sequence and carries:
- the LOC100665315 gene encoding olfactory receptor 5AC1-like, which translates into the protein MTEENETLVAEFVLMGLTGHPELQIPLFLGFLMIYLTTMVGNLGLIGLICKDPHLHTPMYLFLGSLAFADACTSSSVTPKMLMNFLSKNHVISIFDCMVQLYFFGSSATTECFLLVVMAYDRYVAICNPLLYPVVMSKSLCTQLIGVSYAIGFVHSVIHVTLLFRLTFWRSNIIQYFYCEILQLFKISCTDPTINAFLILVFSAFIQVLTFMAIIVSYTCVLFAILKNNSEKGRSKAFSTCSAHLLSVSLFYGTLFFMYVRPGSGPAENQDKMYSLFYTIIIPLLNPFIYSLRNREVSGALRRLMKK